In Lautropia mirabilis, one DNA window encodes the following:
- a CDS encoding S66 peptidase family protein has translation MPSPASAPSSPDLPAGPLDLPPHARDIYVISPSGAIADRSRVQRARRLLQRQGFRLTLDPKALATYQQRFAGDDETRLQAFQRAMESNAPTIMTSRGGYGITRYLEKLDFERLAASGKKWLGFSDFTAFHLAMLARTGATTWAGPALVSHFDAADPADVDPTTLETLADALSGRLELVGFRGEGAPLGFEAEGTLWGGNLSMVCSLLGTSLFPRIDGGILFLEEVNEHPYRVERLMTQLLHTGVLDRQRAVLLGHFSWKQAEGDRYTMKKVWQWLRTQTPTPLITGLPFGHEPTTLTLPHGAQVGLAVDRRTCYLVLPHDHGQPAPGLFGVDPAGNDQAAHRAWQCWCGQPHEG, from the coding sequence GTGCCAAGCCCTGCCTCCGCACCCAGTTCCCCCGACCTGCCTGCCGGTCCGCTGGACCTTCCCCCTCACGCCCGCGACATCTACGTCATCTCCCCTTCCGGGGCGATTGCCGACCGCAGCCGCGTGCAGCGGGCGCGCCGGCTGCTGCAGCGCCAGGGCTTTCGGCTGACGCTGGACCCGAAGGCGCTGGCCACCTACCAGCAGCGCTTTGCCGGCGACGACGAGACACGCCTGCAGGCCTTCCAGCGGGCCATGGAGTCCAACGCCCCCACCATCATGACCAGCCGGGGCGGCTACGGCATCACCCGCTACCTGGAAAAGCTGGACTTCGAGCGTCTGGCCGCCAGCGGCAAGAAATGGCTTGGCTTCTCGGACTTCACCGCCTTCCACCTGGCCATGCTGGCCCGGACAGGGGCCACCACCTGGGCCGGCCCTGCGCTGGTCTCGCATTTCGACGCTGCCGACCCGGCCGACGTGGATCCCACCACGCTGGAAACGCTGGCTGACGCCCTGTCGGGCCGGCTGGAACTGGTGGGCTTTCGGGGCGAAGGTGCGCCGTTGGGCTTCGAGGCCGAAGGCACGCTCTGGGGCGGCAACCTCAGCATGGTCTGCTCGCTGCTGGGCACCTCGCTCTTTCCGCGCATCGACGGCGGCATCCTGTTCCTGGAAGAGGTCAACGAGCACCCCTACCGCGTGGAGCGGCTGATGACCCAGCTGCTGCACACGGGCGTGCTGGACCGCCAGCGCGCCGTGCTGCTGGGCCACTTCAGCTGGAAGCAGGCCGAAGGCGATCGCTACACGATGAAGAAGGTCTGGCAGTGGCTGCGCACGCAGACGCCCACGCCGCTGATCACCGGCCTGCCCTTCGGCCATGAGCCCACCACGCTGACCCTGCCGCACGGCGCACAGGTGGGACTGGCGGTGGATCGGCGCACCTGCTATCTGGTGCTGCCGCACGACCACGGCCAGCCTGCGCCGGGCCTGTTCGGCGTCGATCCGGCCGGCAACGACCAAGCGGCCCACCGCGCCTGGCAGTGCTGGTGCGGGCAGCCGCATGAGGGCTGA
- the mltB gene encoding lytic murein transglycosylase B — translation MPAITPPAPRLAALCLSLALLGTASVALAAPSAEGTAKAHTVRKAAFTKGKHTAGSTTGGKKAGQNKAAQASRSAQASTKPATTKARAGASRGHPAGKAARTQPVPKASSKAAATAAAATSTATAAGVTAAASGPQPVPGNYAEHLEVKAFVSEMAERHGFDRNALLALFAQVSPNARTLALMTPPPPPPPVPAPAGDATPAGTAPTTPPPAPKLPDWPTYRARFLQPVRIDGGLKFWEQHAGALERATQEHGVPAEIIVAIIGVETLYGRNTGKFPTIQALSTLAFDFPPRAAYFRKELEQFLLYCRENGLDPMAPRGSYAGAIGTPQFMPGSIRSYATDFDGDGRIDLVNSPVDAIGSVARFLAIHGWQKDRDLYYPVTLAENADPASLLARGPKPELSIAELRAAGISSPLSLPADQPLMLVDLPNGANPPSYVIGTGNFYAITRYNRSFFYAMAVTELAEVLHQRHAGTLGAPQLELPNQPTLPQKPPSP, via the coding sequence ATGCCTGCCATCACGCCCCCTGCCCCGCGGCTTGCCGCCCTCTGCCTGAGCCTTGCCCTGCTGGGCACCGCATCTGTCGCCCTGGCGGCCCCCTCGGCCGAAGGCACGGCCAAGGCCCACACCGTGCGCAAGGCAGCGTTCACGAAAGGGAAGCACACGGCAGGCTCGACCACGGGCGGCAAGAAGGCCGGACAGAACAAGGCCGCCCAGGCATCCCGTTCCGCCCAGGCTTCAACGAAGCCAGCGACGACGAAGGCCCGGGCCGGCGCATCCCGAGGACACCCCGCCGGGAAAGCGGCCCGGACACAGCCCGTCCCCAAAGCTTCATCCAAGGCTGCCGCCACGGCAGCCGCGGCGACATCCACAGCAACGGCCGCCGGCGTGACCGCTGCGGCCAGCGGTCCGCAGCCTGTTCCCGGCAACTATGCCGAACATCTGGAGGTGAAGGCCTTCGTGAGCGAAATGGCCGAGCGCCACGGTTTCGACCGCAACGCCCTGCTGGCACTGTTCGCGCAGGTCAGCCCCAACGCGCGCACGCTGGCGCTGATGACGCCCCCGCCTCCGCCGCCCCCCGTGCCAGCCCCGGCCGGTGACGCCACACCCGCAGGTACCGCCCCCACCACGCCGCCCCCGGCCCCCAAACTGCCTGACTGGCCAACCTACCGGGCCCGCTTCCTGCAGCCGGTGCGCATCGATGGCGGCCTGAAGTTCTGGGAGCAGCATGCCGGCGCACTGGAACGCGCCACGCAGGAACATGGCGTGCCCGCCGAGATCATCGTCGCCATCATCGGCGTGGAAACCCTCTACGGTCGCAACACCGGCAAATTCCCCACCATCCAGGCGCTCTCCACGCTGGCCTTCGACTTTCCGCCGCGCGCGGCCTACTTCCGCAAGGAGCTGGAGCAGTTCCTGCTGTACTGCCGCGAGAACGGCCTGGATCCGATGGCGCCCCGGGGCTCCTACGCCGGCGCCATCGGCACCCCGCAGTTCATGCCCGGCAGCATCCGCAGCTATGCCACCGACTTCGACGGCGATGGCCGCATCGATCTGGTCAACAGCCCGGTCGATGCCATCGGCAGCGTGGCGCGCTTCCTGGCCATCCACGGCTGGCAGAAGGACCGCGACCTCTACTACCCCGTCACGCTGGCCGAGAACGCCGACCCCGCCTCGCTGCTGGCCCGCGGCCCGAAGCCTGAGCTAAGCATCGCCGAGCTGCGCGCTGCCGGCATCAGCAGCCCGCTGTCGCTGCCGGCCGACCAGCCGCTGATGCTGGTGGACCTGCCCAACGGCGCCAACCCGCCCAGCTACGTCATCGGTACCGGCAACTTCTACGCCATCACCCGCTACAACCGCTCGTTCTTCTACGCCATGGCCGTGACCGAGCTGGCCGAAGTGCTGCACCAGCGCCATGCCGGCACGCTGGGCGCACCGCAGCTGGAACTGCCCAACCAGCCCACGCTGCCGCAGAAGCCGCCCTCGCCCTGA